Within Coffea arabica cultivar ET-39 chromosome 4e, Coffea Arabica ET-39 HiFi, whole genome shotgun sequence, the genomic segment AGACAATATTGGCCTTTTCACAGGAAGGTTTATATTATGGGataatcttttcttttcatttttttttcctgttgtAAAATGTTCGTGTACGAGCAGAATGGATATATTTCACATTTGTATAATTTGAAGTTCAATTTTCTACTAGCTGTAGGGGAAAAAAGGGTTTGAACTTGTTTATGTGTTTTCAAATTAATCGAAAAAAATATCACATAATTaagattttaaattattttagactcataaataaaaataattttacacGCATAACTTGATTTTCTAAATCCATAGCATGCTTCTTTTAACTTCATAACATTTTATATAACTTTTGAATGCTCTTTTCAATTAATTAACCATAAAAATAAGTACTCCGCCTTTTAGACATTTTGACTCGTGAAATAGTTAGAAACTAAGCACTCACAATTTGATGATTTAATCACTAAAATTAGTTAGAATCATTCTaattcatatatttttaaagttttaTGTAATAGTAATATTATAGAATCAAACTTTTTCTATATTAATATTATAGAATCCGGTATGATGACATAAGTTCAACACTTGTTATAAAATGCTAAACTTAATCTAGGAATCGTATAACAATCATATATAACTAGTGGTCTTAAGAAAGCTATATGAATATTCTCTTGCAAATCTGGAAAAGGAGAAATGACTGGAAGTTCAATGCCAAACAAAGGCATCCttggaaaatcattcaaaaggcTCAACAAGAATGGCAGGAGCAAGCATCAGCTCAGAGGAAAGAGAAAACGATCACTACAGATGCTGAAAGAGCTAGAGAGAAAATAGAATCATATGAAGCAGGAAGTGATGAAATTCAGATCAGAGTGACAACTCACTTGCAAAAAGAATCAAATAGAGTTAGTATGGGGATTATTGCAACTAACTGTAACAATCTAGTGATGACAGCATGGGCACTTAATGATAGGAAATCAGGAAACCAATTGCAGACTACTACAGAAGCTGTGAAAATGTCTATCATTAAGGCCAGACAACAGCATTGACAGAAGATTAAAGTCCATATCCCCGTTACTCAGCTGTTAAAGGAGATAACTGAAAGGGAGTCTAAGGACATCAGAGTGGCTACTATAATTGATGACATTAACAACTTGAGATCATTATTCCAGAAATGCTCCTTTTGTTTAGATTGGAGCTTATATTCTAGATGTGAAAGGATTACTGTTTATGCCTTAGGCATATATCATGATGAGGTATAGATCAATTCTCAGTGTGTCTAATACTTTTTGTATAGAATCATTTGAGCCTTTGCTCACATAAATGTACATCTTTTGTTCATCAATACAAAATCTATCGttgctggaaaaaaaaaagatcctgTCATGGGAAATGTAAAGGGTAGTTTTGTAATCAGGTATTGGTGCCGAAAAATCTTTTGGTCCGGCGGAATTGGACGAAGAAAACCAGCTGGTCTTCTCTCGAGATCTCTTCTTGCTGTAGGTGAAATGGGACCCAATTTTCTCATTGATTCAGCACCTCTTGgttgaaaatttttgtggtGGCCAAGGCTACCGAGCCTATCTTACGTGCCACCATTTGACTGGTCCTTTTCTTTGTggttttacaattttttttggcACACAAAAATCATGGATATAGTTTTTATCCACCGGCAACGTAGTGAATTTTTTTCATACTAACGGTACGGAGTgctcaaaaaaggaaaaatatctaCAAAAGAGAAGAACAATAactagaaaatattttcaataattaaatagTAATAATACTTTTGCCTCTCTAGCAAACTTTCACCTGCAATGgattttcacctttttttttttggttactcATTTTGCTCTTCCACTCGATGCTTTCCTTcttctcaaacaaaataaatgacTATTTAATGTAGTTACGTAGTAAAAAAGAACATATATCAATGCTTCTTGATACATTAAATCACGAAATATGTAATTATAATAGCTTAATTTATATGCATGATCCTTGATGCATCTTAATACTTCTAGATTTTCAAGCAATCATTAGCAATATTCTCATCTATGAAATAAATGCATTGTTGTGATAACTTTCTCATCAACTACGATGGTTATAAAAGGTTAGGATTCACAATCTAGAATGAAGTCAAAACACTTTTAACAAACATGATGAACCATCCCATATTCAAATGTTGTGTCTTcagcttgtttggattgtatttttctaaattttttatataaaaaaattattgtaccgatttgatttgatatatgtgcaGTAAACGATAatcaaaaaatatgttcaatttttctttaaaaagttGCTGTCCAAACTAGCACTTTATCTTGTTCATGCCACAGCTAGTCTTGAAGGCTATACTGTGCTTATTGAAAATCGCCTTCCTTCAGAGGTCTATTTTTACTAAACAGTTCGTTGTCAATCTAAAGATGATTGATCTTGGATGGATACCGTAATCTTAAAGTAAATGATTATTTCCGATGGGATTTCCGTATGAATCTTTTTCGAACCACTCTAttcttttgtcatttttattggGATAAGAAAGATGCAGTCTTTGATTGATgtcttttattcaaaattggctTCTTATTGTGGAACGAAGTCTGATGGGAACTTGTGCTATTGGATTGTATGAGAAGATGGCTTTTGTTTTGCTGACATGCGtctgaatgaaatgaaatagaTGGTTATATTAAAGAAGTTGGTCGGTAATGAAGCAAAGCAGATTTATATAGCTGATCATGTTAGAAAAGACACTTGAATTTAAAATCTAGATTTCATTTATGTGTCGCCATTCATATCTAACagtgataatgtatacactgtcagtatatataagattcaCTCATAAATAATTACTCATTATTTCTTCTCTAGCAAACAGACACAGAGAAATCAATTTCGACTTTCTTTCTTCCTCGCATTCACACTTcctctcaaacaaattaaatgatCCATTTAATGTATTTAGTTTAGCTTGCCCTTGTCTTCTTGAGTTTTtcctttcattcttttttatttttctgacgAGTTCTTGAGTTTCACTTCCACACGCATTCCTTAAATTTGGTCCAAAAAAATACAGGAACCATTTTAATGTAGTTACATAGGTGAGGCTAAActacttttttccttcttcctgTTTACAAATAAGATAACCTACAAAATTGCTTTACCAATAAAATAAGGTGATGTTGAAGAATCAGACCCGCCCACTTTGCAAAAACCCCTTACCCGCATTGAGATTTAGAACCcagattttaaattcaaaaattttcacatccAACATAAGAGTAGAGATCAATATAAAAGGATgttaatgtaaaaaaaaaaaaaaaggaagactcGTAAAGCAGATGCTATTAAATATGGATTCTGTGAATGCATTATTTACGTATTAATCTTGCAACAGTTTTACAGTAGTGTAAAAATAACATTAGGTGCGTCTTTACTGCGGATGACGGTAATAAATAGCCAGGAGACACAATCCTGAGTGAACCCACGAACATGATGAACTTTTCTGCGTTCAAAGCCTTTTTCTTCTTAACTATACTAGCACTTTACTTTGTTCATGTTGTAGCTCTTTTCCCAAAGTATAAGGTTGTTATTGAAAGTCGACTTCCTGCCGATTCGCCCTATTTTTTAAGGCTTCGTTGTCAATCTAAAGACAGTGATCTGGGATATCATGACCTGAAGGTAAATGAAACATTTTCTTGGGAGTTTCGAACGAATTTCTCTCATAGCACCTTGTTCTTCTGTCATTTCTATTGGGATACGATGGATgcaatttttgatgtttttgatgaaaagaaattataccatcAGTGTAGTGGAACAAACGATGGCAATTTATGCACTTGGTTGGTGAAAGCAGATGGCTTTTATATGGCTTTTCAACGCTATGGTATCATTGTTACTGTCAAAATGGCCGATTGGAAGCAAAAAACTTTGTAATCTTGTGCTTCCATGACAGTGATAAAAATACTTGTTCCTTTGCACTAATTTTCTTCTGCTTCTGTTTGTagtttgtaccattttcattctCCAGTAATTTATTTATCTTTACTGAATGGCCAGATTCAAGCTTTGCTAAATGCTTCAGTAGCATTGAAGTCCAATTTGAGACTAAATGATTATAtggtatatttaaaaaaaaaaagaaatagaagaaaCTGTCACAAAAATCGATTTAGACTCTCTTTCTTACTCCAAACAAATTAAATGATAGTTTAATGTAGTTTGCCCTTATCTTCTTATAGTTTCACTTCCACACGCATTTACAACTCCAACGTTGTAATTAAGTTGTAACAAACATGATGAACAGCTATGTGTTCAAAAGCTTTTTCTTCTTGGTCTATACTTGCGCTTTACCTCGGTCATACCAATGCGACTTTCTAATAGTAGACGCGCATTCGAGTCGAATTGAGTTCAGATAATACTGTACCTGAACTCGAACTCAAATTCAATGCCTGGAGGGGTGCTTAACCTCGAGCTCGATTCAAAAGGTTCCTATTTGAGCTCGAACTTGACTTGAAAAGGTTCGAAATAGTTACGAGCCTAATCGAACTCAAGTATCTGACACCGAACCCGATTAGTAGTTCTAATTTCTTTCTTTAGTAAATTTCATGAACAATGTACCTAAAAGAGTAATTTTGTGATATTAATAATTTAATTAGAAAAATGTAACCACTCGAATAAGCTTGTCAAGTCTTCGAGTACTAAAATTGGGAACTCGAGCTTGATTGTGTATAAATTtcttagaaaaaaaatgaaagatctGGTTGGCGTTTCCGTATAAATTTCTTTGATAGAACTCTGTTCTTTTGCAATTTTTATTGGATATAAAAGATGTAACGTTTGATTATTTCAATGAAAAAACAAAGCATATCATTATTGTAGTGTAAGAAATGATGGTGATATTAACACCCGATACTTTACACTAATTTTTCATGTGATTTTGTTTGTGGTGTGTGCCATTTTCATTCTCTAGTAATTTAGTGCACTCTTTATTAACTTACTGAAAGCCAGATTCAAGTTACACAAGTCCATAGAGTTTAGGATAACTTGATAattctgtttcttttctttttaacaagTTAGGAACTTGTTTCCAGAAATCATTAATTAGTGATTTCTTGCATCAATTGTAATTTTCTGCCAACTACAGAGTCGGCAaattattgacaaaatttgataaaattattagaGCTCCAACTGTAttaagaaaaatccaaaattttgaCAGTCAACAAAATCAACTGTATTAAGAGCCCGCCATGGGTAGCTCAGCCAGGACTGGTAAGTCCGTTTTTACGGTAAGATCTCGTGTTCGACCCGCTGTGGTAAAATTGCTGGCATCATTGGGCAGGACTCTGCTGGCCTTAGGGGGGTTAGTTTGGCCAAAAAAAAGGTTGGGACACCCCctaattgagaaaaaaaaaaaacatgtaacTCCCATACACAGACACGTGTGTGTTTAAGTATAGATTAAATGAATACATATAATTAAGACACCATTAAATGTTGTCCTCGTTGAGAACCCGATTGAAGCCAAATATTTTAGCAAACATGATGAACAATTCTATGTTCAAAACTTTCCTCTTCTTGGACATACTCACTTTACTtaaactaaaacaaaatcatAATTAACTTGGATACTATCGTTAATTAACTTGGATAATtaaactaaaacaaaatcatAATCATCTCTGCAAACTCTATCCACCAGGGTTGGTGTTTATTGGTTACTGTCGTTTACAGATAAAACAAAAGAGGTTGGTAGATACAAAGAAACCAAAATGACAAATGGATATTAACTTGGATACAAATTTTACCGAGGGTATTGACTGCATTCGATGTATTTGTGTGAATTTATTATCGGTATACAAAACTAATTGGCATAATTGAGGAATTTAAATATATGTGAGGCCAAATTTGGTGCATGAATTATCCAAATGAATGAGACTAATTGGTATGcagcatgaattttttttttttcaaattataggCATTTGAACCTAAGTACGATAAGAATTtggattaattttatatatattgttCGTATATACATTATTACCGTACATGACAAATGTTCAAaacttaaatttgaaatttaaattttgctcATATGTCATTCATCCAACCATCATAATAATGTATGTActgttaatatatataaaatttattttaaaacatgagAATGTATATactgttagtgtatataagatttactttaAGAATTTACATAATAGTAATTTGATTAAAGCTGTGTAAGCGTGTATCTCTCTCtttgtatatatgtgtatatataaatAGACCGATCCACTAATATATAATTTCTATGTAGGTTTTTCGATTGtaactaatttttttaaaaaatttattatattaatattaataataatattattattattgttcatTGGGCTCAAGCATAGAAGAACTAAACAGAACGTTGTCGTTTTTTGAAGTCAATTGGattaagtaaaaataaataaactccGGCCGCCACTTCCTCCGTCACTCGACCTATAGTCCTCCCGCCTCTCTGGGAAGGCGTCGGCGACGATGAAGTTCCGGTACGCCATGGTATGCTCGTCGAATCAGAACCGGAGCATGGAGGCTCACTCGCTCTTCAAGAGAGAGGGCTTCGACGTCTCCTCTTACGGAACTGGTCAACACGTTAAGCTCCCCGGTCCTTCCCTCAGAGAACCCAATGTCTACGACTTCGGCACCCCTTACAAACACATGTTTGATGATCTCCGACGCAAAGACCCCGAATTGTCCGTATCTCTCCTGTTCCTTTTTTTAATTACTCCCCCCCACCTTTTAgctgtaaatatatatatatatttatatattgtatttTCCCCACCTATACAGCTCATTTTTCCGATAATTCGTTCTAATTGAGCTTAGTGATGCTAAGCTTTAGTTGTTTGATGTTTGCCAATTTATTCTGTATTAccagaaagaaaagtaaaaataaaaattaattaatttggttTTATCAGGAGCCAGGGCTTTAATTTTTACTGTCTCCTACAATTGGGGTAGGTATAGGGCTTTAATTAGAGTGGAGTGGTCGTCTTTACATGAATTTATGGTGTTAGTGTGTACTTTGCTAGCATGAATTTGTGTGTTCTATGAGGTAATTGTGGCTGATAATTGTCGAGGCCGTTGGTACATTATgatttttgttgctttatttatttaagtaGGGAAGTCTGTTGAACATTTTAGAAAATTGGTTATGCTATCTCTTGGGTTTTTTGTTGGCTTTTTTTGGATAAATGAGTGATGGAATTTTTAGTCTTGACTCTTGAGCCACAGTTTTTATGGGTTTGTTAAATTGACTTTAATTGGGTAATGTGAACGTTCTATATAATTTTGAATCGAATGTTGAGGACTAATGGATGTTTTCCAGGTATAAGCGAAATGGGATATTGCCAATGCTTAAGAGGAACTTGGCTGTAAAATCAGCGCCTCAGAGATGGCAAGAGAATGCAGCTGATGGCTCCTTTGATGTAGTGCTTACGTTTGAGGAAAAAGTTTTTGACATGGTTATTGAAGGTTGGTTTGCTTAATATTATGAGAGTCCCTTACATGTAACATAATATGTTAATCTGTTGTTAAATCTATTaagtttttgaaattgattgatCTGTGGAATTACTGCCCTGTTATCTAGGATGGTAAGTATTTAAATGTGTTGAAGAATCTTGATACCTAGCAAAGTTCAATGAAATAACAATTTGGTTGGCTGCTTATAGCTGGATTGGAAGCACACGAGTTTTGACTTGTGGTCTAAACTGCATTAAATAACAAGTACTTAACAGACAAAATTGGTACAATAATCCCCAGAAAGCATATACCTTTGATAATTTGACATTTAGGAGTTGTTCTAGATATGTTTAGCTTTTTGGTTACATTGTCATACTTATTCTGCCATTATATGGGAGTTGTTTGAATGTACCATAAGGCGCTTGCATAGAACTTTGTTTCATCATTGCTAAACTTTGCATTTGTTTGCTGATTTGCTTCTTATTTCCTAGTGTTTTTCTTTCATTATATTTCAGATCTTCACAACCGAAATCATGTTCTCATGAAGCCTGTGTTGGTAATCAACTTGGAGGTAAAAGACAATCATGAGGAAGCAGCCATTGGAGCAAGGCTTGCTTTGCTTTTGTGCCAGGAAGTAAGCTTCTGTTCTACTCGTCTGGTACTTCTGATTatatattcattttttctttatttccatGTCAGTTCTGGGAACTGTTGATTTTTTGTATTTGTGGCCCATTCTGTCAGTCTCTTGCAACTCACATGTTAAGCTATTGCATTCTTTTTACCCTTTTTCCCTGTAATGTTGTCCAAAACTAACTGTTTTTCCCTGAGCTGCATGTGCATATGAGTTGCTCTTTAGGAAACATGAAGCTATGGCCATATCACTTTCCTTTTCGACACTGCATGGGTGAGAATCCATTGAGTGTGACGCCATGTTAGAACAAAAAATGTGCATTTGCAGGAGATTTGAAGTTATTGCCAAAAAGGGTCAtaacttgtttggattgcaatttagGAATGGAttcatgtcttctttatttGCGATTTAATCATTCCAATGTGTGGCAAAAGAGTATTTTGATGGTGACCTTTTTGAAGTTTTTAGGAGTCTTTTGGGCTTTCTGTGCATGTAATTTTGGTgtcttatttttcatgttcgtaTTTTTGATGCTCTTGTGTAAAACTCGTAGCTGTTAATCCCAGATGAAGCTCCAAATACATGCAATAGCATGGAAAAGCGGGTTGTTTGTTCATGCTATGTCTATATGATTCCCAATTATGCATCACTCGTTTCATTGAACTTTCGCTTCCTTTTTATATGTGCTTCTCTGTGCAGCTTGAATCTTTTGAGGCTTGGGAGGAATCAATCAATATGTGCTTGCTCATGCTATAGTTATATGAAATCCCGATCATGCATTACTCTTTCAGGTCCCACTGAATTGTTGTATACTACTTCTCTGTGCAGCTTGAATCCACTGAGGCTTGGGAGGAATCAATTGATGATCTTATCACTAACTTTGAGAGACAACATCGAAGGAAGCTTTTATACAGTGTTTCCTATTat encodes:
- the LOC113741583 gene encoding uncharacterized protein isoform X1 — encoded protein: MKFRYAMVCSSNQNRSMEAHSLFKREGFDVSSYGTGQHVKLPGPSLREPNVYDFGTPYKHMFDDLRRKDPELYKRNGILPMLKRNLAVKSAPQRWQENAADGSFDVVLTFEEKVFDMVIEDLHNRNHVLMKPVLVINLEVKDNHEEAAIGARLALLLCQELESTEAWEESIDDLITNFERQHRRKLLYSVSYY
- the LOC113741583 gene encoding uncharacterized protein isoform X2 translates to MKFRYAMVCSSNQNRSMEAHSLFKREGFDVSSYGTGQHVKLPGPSLREPNVYDFGTPYKHMFDDLRRKDPELYKRNGILPMLKRNLAVKSAPQRWQENAADGSFDVVLTFEEKVFDMVIEDLHNRNHVLMKPVLVINLEVKDNHEEAAIGARLALLLCQELESFEAWEESINMCLLML